A single genomic interval of Epinephelus fuscoguttatus linkage group LG22, E.fuscoguttatus.final_Chr_v1 harbors:
- the rergla gene encoding ras-related and estrogen-regulated growth inhibitor-like protein: MNEIKIAVLGSEGVGKSALIVRFLTRRFIGEYASSSECIYRKRLSVDGKQMNLELYDPCSQACEGKSTVNNQIHWADGFVVVYDISDHSSFLTAKAIMHLIRELHLGPAKRSADPLIFLVGNKQDLCHMREVRREEGQCLASEFHCQFYELSAAEHHQEVALIFFKMVQSASLGSKAKERRRRPSGSKSMAKLINNVFGKRRKSV, from the exons ATGAATGAGATCAAGATCGCTGTGCTGGGCAGTGAAGGGGTCGGAAAATCAG ctctcaTCGTCCGGTTCCTCACCAGGCGCTTTATCGGCGAGTACGCGTCCTCTTCAG AGTGCATATACAGAAAGCGTCTGTCTGTGGACGGGAAGCAGATGAACCTTGAGCTCTATGACCCATGTTCTCAG GCCTGTGAGGGCAAGTCTACTGTAAACAACCAGATCCACTGGGCTGATGGTTTCGTTGTGGTCTATGATATCAGTGACCACTCCTCCTTCCTCACTGCCAAAGCTATAATGCACCTAATCAGAGAGCTCCACCTGGGACCTGCCAAAAG GAGCGCAGACCCGCTCATATTCCTGGTGGGCAACAAACAGGACCTGTGCCACATGAGAGAAGTGCGGCGTGAAGAGGGTCAGTGTCTGGCTTCCGAGTTTCACTGCCAGTTCTACGAGCTGTCAGCTGCTGAGCACCACCAGGAGGTGGCGCTCATATTCTTCAAGATGGTGCAAAGTGCCAGCTTGGGCAGCAAGGCCAAGGAGCGCAGGAGACGCCCCAGTGGCTCCAAGTCCATGGCCAAACTCATCAACAACGTCTTTGGCAAAAGGAGGAAATCAGTGTGA